One segment of Agrococcus sp. ProA11 DNA contains the following:
- a CDS encoding TPM domain-containing protein, whose protein sequence is MQVRIVRPLTVLALGAAGLLGLSAGALVTEDPVDLAGDAFVDTTGQFSGDVDEVNSYLEQHNAASEGDVYAVVVDSYDGMSRIDWSVASAEASGLGQDALLLTVAWDDSEWGYARASGYPLSDSDVDAVAQSALLPALNNGDVAGGVMATADAVADALANGGTGDTGGTDGGTEVNVDGSAVWPVVALVGGAVVVGGGAWAISRGVRTSRKRKGERVAAEQQQLSLQELKQRADIALVQLDDTVQQSEQELAFASAQFGDEAVRPYREALDKAKGGLTEAFQLQQQLDDAFPDTDQEVHEWSSRILQIAHGAGTELASHATSFGQLRDLEQNAPQVLEQLSQSRQAFDGRIANAKQILDRLDDVHSGASIDPVRENIAGAERQLPNIDESLAAGRAAVAASNGSEAALAVHAAEAALAQASGLLAAVERAEGDLGNSRRQLDNLVQDSIGDIAAAKTLRSTATTDLGPLIQHVEEQVAVAQQRPTDTLTVLANLQRANQRLDEATGQVRESGAQAMRQQAGLERWIASARANIDRAEDFIATRRIAVGSHARQLLATAQQELAQALRLQQQDPGQAAQFAQAASQHAEQAMRDASGDIGGWGGQARNPYYRGSRGGRGGDMLTGGLLGYILGDIMRDAGGGSRGGYSDPFAGGSGGGGGGGLGDLFSGGGGSFGGGGGGFFGGGFGGGGGGFGGGGGSFGN, encoded by the coding sequence ATGCAGGTCCGGATCGTCCGCCCACTGACCGTGCTGGCGCTCGGCGCCGCAGGACTGCTGGGGCTCTCGGCCGGTGCGCTCGTCACCGAGGATCCGGTCGATCTGGCCGGAGACGCCTTCGTCGACACCACCGGTCAGTTCTCGGGCGACGTCGACGAGGTCAACAGCTACCTCGAGCAGCACAATGCCGCCTCCGAGGGCGACGTCTACGCCGTGGTGGTCGACTCCTACGACGGCATGTCGCGCATCGACTGGTCGGTCGCGAGCGCGGAGGCCTCGGGGCTCGGTCAGGATGCGCTGCTGCTGACGGTCGCGTGGGATGACAGTGAGTGGGGCTATGCGCGCGCCAGCGGGTATCCGCTCTCGGACAGCGACGTCGACGCCGTGGCGCAGAGCGCGCTGCTGCCGGCGCTCAACAACGGCGACGTGGCGGGAGGCGTGATGGCGACCGCGGATGCGGTGGCGGACGCGCTCGCGAACGGCGGCACCGGCGACACCGGCGGGACCGACGGCGGCACGGAAGTCAACGTCGACGGCTCGGCGGTCTGGCCTGTCGTGGCACTCGTCGGCGGCGCGGTCGTCGTGGGCGGCGGCGCGTGGGCGATCTCGCGCGGCGTGCGGACGAGTCGGAAGCGCAAGGGCGAGCGGGTCGCCGCCGAGCAGCAGCAGCTCAGCCTCCAGGAGCTCAAGCAGCGCGCGGACATCGCGCTCGTGCAGCTCGACGACACCGTGCAGCAGAGCGAGCAGGAGCTCGCGTTCGCGAGCGCGCAGTTCGGCGACGAGGCCGTGCGCCCCTATCGCGAGGCGCTCGACAAGGCGAAGGGCGGGCTCACGGAGGCGTTCCAGCTGCAGCAGCAGCTCGACGACGCGTTTCCCGACACCGACCAGGAAGTGCACGAGTGGTCGAGCCGCATCCTGCAGATCGCGCACGGCGCCGGCACCGAGCTCGCGAGCCACGCGACCTCCTTCGGCCAGTTGCGCGACCTGGAGCAGAACGCCCCGCAGGTGCTGGAGCAGCTCTCGCAGTCGCGGCAGGCGTTCGACGGCCGGATCGCGAATGCGAAGCAGATCCTCGACCGCCTCGACGACGTGCACTCGGGCGCCTCGATCGACCCGGTGCGCGAGAACATCGCGGGCGCCGAGCGGCAGCTGCCGAACATCGACGAGTCGCTCGCGGCGGGTCGAGCGGCCGTGGCGGCGTCCAACGGCTCCGAGGCGGCACTGGCCGTGCACGCCGCCGAGGCGGCGCTCGCGCAGGCATCCGGCCTGCTGGCCGCGGTGGAGCGCGCCGAGGGCGACCTCGGCAACTCCAGGCGGCAGCTCGACAACCTCGTGCAGGACTCGATCGGCGACATCGCTGCCGCGAAGACGCTGCGCAGCACGGCCACGACCGACCTCGGCCCGCTCATCCAGCACGTTGAGGAGCAGGTGGCGGTCGCCCAGCAGCGCCCCACCGACACGCTCACCGTGCTCGCGAACCTGCAGCGGGCGAATCAGCGCCTCGACGAGGCGACCGGACAGGTGCGCGAGAGCGGCGCGCAGGCGATGCGTCAGCAGGCAGGCCTCGAGCGCTGGATCGCCTCTGCTCGCGCCAACATCGACCGGGCGGAGGACTTCATCGCCACGCGCCGCATCGCAGTCGGCTCGCACGCCCGTCAGCTGCTGGCGACCGCGCAGCAGGAGCTCGCGCAGGCGCTGCGGTTGCAGCAGCAGGATCCGGGGCAGGCAGCGCAGTTCGCGCAAGCGGCGTCGCAGCACGCGGAGCAGGCCATGCGGGATGCCTCGGGTGACATCGGCGGCTGGGGCGGGCAGGCCCGCAACCCGTACTACCGCGGCTCCCGCGGTGGGCGCGGCGGCGACATGCTCACCGGTGGCCTGCTCGGCTACATCCTCGGCGACATCATGCGCGACGCCGGCGGCGGCAGCCGCGGCGGCTACTCCGACCCGTTCGCCGGCGGCTCCGGCGGCGGTGGCGGCGGCGGGCTCGGCGACCTCTTCTCCGGCGGCGGCGGCTCATTCGGCGGCGGCGGCGGCGGATTCTTCGGCGGCGGCTTCGGCGGCGGAGGAGGCGGCTTCGGCGGCGGAGGCGGCAGCTTCGGCAACTGA
- a CDS encoding PspA/IM30 family protein, with translation MSKQSILGRIAQLAKANINALLDQAEDPEKMLDQMVRDYTNSIADAEAAIAQTIGNLRLQEQDYQEDVRAAEDWGRKALAASQRADDLRASGSADAAKFDNLAKVAIGKQMQSESEARAAEPSIQSQNEVVDKLKTGLDTMKGKLDELKSKRSELIARAKVADAQSQVHDAVKSIDILDPTSEIGRFEEKIRREEAKVMGQQELAASSLDAQFEALEDVGRQTEIEARLAALKHREQQAVESGSSQSQQGSGDAVDAEVVDR, from the coding sequence ATGTCCAAGCAGTCCATCCTCGGCCGCATCGCGCAGCTCGCGAAGGCCAACATCAACGCGCTCCTCGACCAGGCCGAGGACCCGGAGAAGATGCTCGACCAGATGGTTCGTGACTACACGAACTCGATCGCCGATGCAGAGGCAGCCATCGCTCAGACGATCGGCAACCTGCGCCTGCAGGAGCAGGACTACCAGGAGGACGTGCGCGCGGCCGAGGACTGGGGCCGCAAGGCGCTCGCGGCCTCGCAGCGTGCCGATGACCTGCGCGCCTCGGGCTCGGCCGACGCCGCGAAGTTCGACAACCTCGCCAAGGTCGCGATCGGCAAGCAGATGCAGTCGGAGTCGGAGGCGCGTGCCGCCGAGCCGTCGATCCAGTCGCAGAACGAGGTGGTCGACAAGCTGAAGACCGGCCTCGACACGATGAAGGGGAAGCTCGACGAGCTGAAGTCGAAGCGCTCCGAGCTCATCGCCCGCGCGAAGGTCGCGGACGCCCAGTCGCAGGTGCACGACGCCGTGAAGTCGATCGACATCCTCGACCCGACCAGCGAGATCGGCCGCTTCGAAGAGAAGATCCGCCGCGAGGAGGCGAAGGTGATGGGCCAGCAGGAGCTCGCCGCCTCGTCGCTCGACGCGCAGTTCGAGGCGCTGGAGGACGTCGGTCGCCAGACCGAGATCGAGGCGCGCCTGGCCGCGCTGAAGCATCGCGAGCAGCAGGCGGTGGAGTCGGGCTCGTCGCAGTCGCAGCAAGGGTCGGGCGACGCGGTCGACGCTGAGGTGGTCGACCGCTGA
- a CDS encoding glycosyltransferase, with protein sequence MCPNPDHDPDAAPAQSPMRVALVSMHTSPADRPGKGDAGGLNVLVLESAMALATRGNHVDIFTRSAGAPHSESLAPGVTLYALETGGGIVRKHELPNLTDAFGEQVERAALAASEPYDVLHAHYWLSGLATLPVSLSLGIPIVQTFHTLAAEKNRSIGDGDRPEPERRLLTERYLASEVDAIAAVSRAEVDVLCDGVGAAAERVWLVPPAVDTVLFQPASLSARLEVRSRLGVRAEDDLVVCVGRVQPLKGQDLAVRMLQHLPGTMLVLAGDASPGSERYLESLHDLARELGVERRVRHIGSVDRVALAQLLDAADVVVVPSRTESFGLVPLEASASGTPVVAARVGGLLESVIDGETGILVDGRDPMEWAQAVGSILEDADLQVEFGMAGRRAASRRDWQDVAFELEQLYRTTVRARSA encoded by the coding sequence ATGTGCCCGAATCCGGACCACGACCCCGACGCAGCGCCCGCGCAGTCGCCGATGCGGGTCGCGCTGGTGTCGATGCACACCTCTCCGGCGGATCGCCCGGGCAAGGGCGACGCAGGCGGCCTCAACGTGCTGGTGCTCGAGAGCGCGATGGCGCTGGCGACCCGCGGCAACCACGTCGACATCTTCACCCGCTCCGCCGGGGCACCGCACTCGGAGTCGCTCGCGCCAGGTGTCACGCTCTATGCGCTCGAGACCGGCGGCGGCATCGTGCGGAAGCACGAGCTGCCGAATCTCACCGACGCCTTCGGGGAGCAGGTCGAGCGCGCCGCGCTCGCCGCCAGCGAGCCCTACGACGTGCTCCACGCGCACTACTGGCTCTCGGGACTCGCGACGCTGCCGGTCTCGCTCTCGCTCGGCATCCCGATCGTGCAGACGTTCCACACGCTGGCGGCCGAGAAGAACCGCAGCATCGGCGACGGCGATCGGCCAGAGCCCGAACGGCGCCTGCTGACCGAGCGCTACCTGGCGAGCGAGGTGGACGCGATCGCGGCGGTCTCGCGCGCCGAGGTCGATGTGCTCTGCGATGGCGTCGGGGCCGCGGCCGAACGGGTCTGGCTCGTGCCGCCCGCGGTCGACACGGTGCTGTTCCAGCCTGCATCGCTCAGCGCCCGCCTGGAGGTCCGCAGCCGGCTGGGCGTGCGTGCCGAGGACGATCTGGTGGTGTGCGTCGGGCGAGTGCAGCCGCTCAAGGGGCAGGACCTCGCGGTGCGCATGCTGCAGCACCTGCCCGGCACGATGCTCGTGCTGGCCGGCGACGCGTCGCCCGGCTCGGAGCGCTACCTCGAATCGCTCCATGACCTCGCGCGCGAGCTGGGCGTCGAGCGACGCGTGCGGCACATCGGCAGCGTCGACCGCGTGGCGCTCGCGCAGCTGCTGGATGCTGCGGATGTCGTCGTGGTGCCCAGCCGCACGGAATCCTTCGGACTGGTGCCGCTGGAGGCATCCGCCTCCGGCACCCCGGTGGTCGCAGCGCGCGTCGGTGGCCTGCTCGAATCGGTCATCGACGGCGAGACCGGGATCCTGGTCGACGGCCGCGACCCGATGGAGTGGGCACAGGCGGTGGGCTCGATCCTGGAGGACGCCGATCTGCAGGTCGAGTTCGGCATGGCCGGCCGTCGCGCCGCGAGCCGGCGCGACTGGCAGGACGTGGCGTTCGAGCTCGAGCAGCTCTACCGCACCACGGTCCGCGCCCGCTCCGCCTAG
- a CDS encoding amidase encodes MSALHELSALELWRLLHARELSAVEVARHFLDRIERVDEANAFVHVDAELALERARAADSADDRTGIIHGLPFADKDLTPRAGQPASMGSRWLAGAIAEQTHPLARVLDGGGGVVLGRTASPEFGFAGYTRSALHGATTLPGHPSLHAGGSSGGAAAAVAQGLLPFAPGSDGGGSIRIPAATCGLVGLKPTRGRIPAQGGIGAVGGLATAGAIARSVIDVALLTDALIGRVNGVTPHPLTLRSPERDDGSLLAAAMRGQGRFRIAVLTGGTPWDSVADIRVAPEATDAVDATVRALEAFGHELGEVALPEAAGDLGVPGVHGYPGAFTDLWRGGAATIPIPVPERGRLEPLARWIIDTSDGLTAGGLASAQLWATEYERRVLAAFSPWDAVLTPTTALTPRPLDWYPIDDGEADFHAQVLHTPHTSFVNLTGLPAISLPVHQTAEGLPMGVQLIGRPGEEATLLAIGRQLERRIPWTERVTARMAP; translated from the coding sequence ATGAGCGCGCTGCACGAGCTGAGCGCGCTGGAGCTGTGGCGGCTGCTCCACGCGCGAGAGCTGAGTGCGGTCGAGGTCGCCCGCCACTTCCTCGATCGCATCGAGCGCGTCGACGAGGCGAACGCGTTCGTGCACGTCGATGCCGAGCTCGCGCTCGAGCGGGCCCGAGCGGCCGACAGCGCCGACGATCGCACCGGCATCATCCACGGCCTGCCGTTCGCCGACAAGGACCTCACGCCACGCGCGGGCCAGCCGGCGAGCATGGGCAGCCGCTGGCTCGCGGGTGCGATCGCCGAGCAGACCCACCCGCTCGCGCGGGTGCTCGACGGCGGCGGCGGCGTCGTGCTCGGCCGCACCGCCTCGCCCGAGTTCGGCTTCGCCGGCTACACCCGCTCCGCGCTGCACGGCGCCACGACCCTGCCCGGCCATCCGTCGCTGCACGCGGGCGGGTCCTCGGGCGGCGCCGCGGCAGCGGTCGCGCAGGGCCTGCTGCCGTTCGCGCCCGGCTCCGACGGCGGCGGCTCGATCCGCATCCCCGCCGCCACCTGCGGGCTGGTGGGGCTGAAGCCCACGCGCGGCCGGATCCCCGCGCAGGGCGGCATCGGCGCGGTCGGCGGGCTCGCGACCGCGGGAGCGATCGCGCGCTCCGTCATCGACGTCGCGCTGCTCACCGACGCGCTCATCGGCCGCGTCAACGGCGTCACGCCGCATCCGCTCACCCTGCGCTCGCCCGAGCGCGACGACGGCTCGCTGCTCGCCGCCGCGATGCGCGGGCAGGGCAGATTCCGCATCGCCGTGCTGACCGGCGGCACGCCGTGGGACTCGGTCGCCGACATCCGCGTCGCGCCGGAGGCGACGGATGCGGTCGACGCCACCGTCCGCGCGCTCGAGGCGTTCGGCCACGAGCTCGGCGAGGTGGCGCTGCCGGAGGCAGCCGGCGATCTCGGTGTGCCGGGGGTCCACGGCTACCCGGGCGCGTTCACCGACCTCTGGCGGGGCGGGGCCGCCACCATCCCGATCCCGGTCCCGGAGCGCGGCCGGCTCGAGCCGCTGGCACGCTGGATCATCGACACGAGCGATGGCCTCACGGCGGGCGGCCTGGCGAGCGCGCAGCTGTGGGCGACCGAGTACGAGCGGCGGGTGCTCGCCGCGTTCTCGCCATGGGACGCGGTGCTGACGCCGACCACGGCGCTGACGCCGCGGCCGCTCGACTGGTATCCGATCGACGACGGCGAGGCCGACTTCCACGCGCAGGTGCTGCACACGCCCCACACCTCGTTCGTGAACCTGACCGGGCTGCCGGCGATCTCGCTGCCCGTGCACCAGACGGCCGAGGGCCTGCCGATGGGCGTGCAGCTCATCGGGCGGCCCGGGGAGGAGGCGACGCTCCTCGCCATCGGCCGTCAGCTCGAGCGGCGCATCCCCTGGACGGAGCGCGTCACCGCCCGCATGGCGCCCTAG
- a CDS encoding uracil-DNA glycosylase, which produces MTAAPLSELVEAGWADALAPVEQVVHGLGERLRKEVAEGRPYLPDGGRVLRAFTQPLDAVRVLIVGQDPYPTPGHPIGLSFAVERHVRPLPRSLANIYRELHDDLGIEPAPHGDLSAWSDQGVLLLNRVLTVGAGQPASHRGWGWEQVTDAAIRALVARRRPDGSRTPLVTILWGAQAQALAPMLEGVPVIAAPHPSPLSAHRGFFGSRPFSRANAELEAMGASPIDWRIPTEPA; this is translated from the coding sequence ATGACCGCGGCACCGCTGTCCGAGCTGGTGGAGGCGGGCTGGGCGGATGCGCTCGCACCCGTCGAGCAGGTCGTGCACGGGCTGGGCGAGCGCCTGCGCAAGGAGGTCGCCGAGGGGCGGCCCTATCTGCCGGACGGCGGGCGTGTGCTGCGCGCGTTCACGCAGCCGCTCGACGCGGTGCGGGTGCTGATCGTCGGCCAGGATCCCTATCCGACCCCAGGGCACCCGATCGGTCTGTCGTTCGCCGTCGAGCGGCACGTGCGTCCGCTGCCGCGCTCGCTCGCGAACATCTACCGCGAGCTCCACGACGACCTCGGCATCGAGCCTGCACCGCACGGCGACCTGAGCGCGTGGAGCGACCAGGGCGTGCTGCTGCTCAACCGGGTGCTGACGGTGGGCGCGGGGCAGCCCGCGTCGCATCGCGGCTGGGGCTGGGAGCAGGTGACGGATGCCGCGATCCGTGCCCTCGTCGCCCGCCGTCGCCCCGATGGCTCCCGCACGCCGCTCGTCACCATCCTCTGGGGCGCGCAGGCGCAGGCTCTCGCGCCGATGCTGGAAGGCGTGCCGGTGATCGCCGCACCGCATCCGTCGCCGCTCAGCGCGCATCGCGGCTTCTTCGGCTCGCGGCCGTTCTCGCGAGCGAACGCCGAGCTCGAGGCGATGGGCGCGTCGCCGATCGATTGGCGCATCCCGACCGAACCCGCCTGA
- a CDS encoding Type 1 glutamine amidotransferase-like domain-containing protein: MSIHLLGGGWAEDESSWTGRFIDEARERADGPPTIVVVLWAADAAEGERYHADYRDDMTKLGAGTVTIVQLTQERTLLPTDLGSADGIFIGGGLTPGYHAAVMPAADTIRGLVSTGVPYAGFSAGAMIAGDVALLGGWRIGGVPVTAESNAEGLDDVTLDAGLGLVDLVVDVHCAQYGTLSRAVAIVDAGMADRVVAIDELTSLIIGVGGLQVAGQGNVWAVDGSGAAAHAASGTGAGADAEPRRTSVAILSA; this comes from the coding sequence ATGAGCATTCATCTGCTGGGCGGCGGCTGGGCCGAGGACGAGTCGAGCTGGACGGGTCGATTCATCGATGAGGCGCGCGAGCGTGCCGACGGCCCGCCGACGATCGTCGTGGTGCTGTGGGCGGCGGATGCGGCTGAGGGCGAGCGCTACCATGCGGACTACCGCGACGACATGACGAAGCTCGGCGCCGGCACGGTGACGATCGTGCAGCTGACACAGGAGCGCACGCTGCTGCCGACCGACCTCGGCAGCGCGGACGGCATCTTCATCGGCGGCGGGCTCACGCCCGGCTATCACGCTGCGGTCATGCCCGCCGCCGACACCATCCGCGGCCTGGTCTCCACGGGCGTGCCCTACGCGGGCTTCTCCGCCGGCGCGATGATCGCCGGCGACGTCGCCCTGCTCGGCGGCTGGCGCATCGGGGGCGTGCCCGTCACCGCCGAGTCGAATGCCGAGGGGCTCGACGACGTCACGCTCGACGCGGGCCTCGGCCTCGTCGACCTGGTCGTCGACGTGCACTGCGCGCAGTACGGCACGCTGTCGCGCGCCGTCGCGATCGTCGACGCGGGGATGGCCGACCGCGTGGTCGCGATCGACGAGCTGACGTCGCTGATCATCGGCGTCGGCGGCCTGCAGGTCGCGGGCCAGGGGAACGTCTGGGCGGTCGACGGCTCGGGCGCCGCCGCGCACGCGGCATCGGGCACGGGTGCCGGTGCCGACGCGGAGCCTCGGCGCACCTCGGTCGCGATCCTCTCGGCATGA
- a CDS encoding aspartate aminotransferase family protein has translation MTTLDLGHADLGELDPADGDRARDLDRHILHSWSKHGTVNPLTVARGEGALLWDHDGREYLDFSSQLVNTNIGHSHPKVVEAIQRQAASLATVAPATTNLVRGEAAERILSKIDDMAAVFFTNGGADAVENAIRMARVHTGRTKVLSHYRSYHGNTGAAINATGDARRVGNEFAVGHVHAFGPFLYRSEFWAETEEQECERALQHARRVIESEGPTTFAAIIVEPVPGTAGILVPPAGYLQGLRDLADRYGIVLIFDEVMAGFGRTGDWFAHQHDGVRPDLVTFAKGVNSGYVPVGGVIISEELLATFRERPIPGGLTYAGHPLAAASIVASIDAMTDEGIVEHAAHLGADILGPGLRELADRHAMIGEVRGRGCFWALDLVADRDTREPVDAAVIGSLKGALLERGYVPFAADNRIHVVPPLVMADDDARRGLEILDEAFSAHG, from the coding sequence ATGACGACTCTCGACCTGGGCCACGCCGACCTCGGCGAGCTCGATCCCGCCGACGGCGATCGCGCGCGCGACCTCGACCGCCACATCCTGCACTCCTGGTCCAAGCACGGCACCGTGAACCCGCTCACGGTCGCGCGCGGCGAGGGAGCTCTACTGTGGGATCACGACGGTCGCGAGTACCTCGACTTCTCCAGCCAGCTCGTCAACACCAACATCGGCCACTCGCACCCGAAGGTCGTCGAAGCGATCCAGCGGCAGGCGGCGTCGCTCGCGACCGTCGCGCCCGCCACCACCAACCTCGTGCGCGGCGAGGCGGCCGAGCGCATCCTGTCGAAGATCGACGACATGGCCGCCGTCTTCTTCACGAACGGCGGGGCGGATGCGGTCGAGAACGCGATCCGGATGGCTCGCGTGCACACCGGCCGCACGAAGGTGCTCTCGCACTACCGCTCGTACCACGGCAACACCGGCGCTGCGATCAACGCCACCGGCGACGCCCGCCGCGTTGGCAATGAGTTCGCGGTCGGGCACGTGCACGCCTTCGGGCCGTTCCTCTACCGCTCCGAGTTCTGGGCGGAGACCGAGGAGCAGGAGTGCGAGCGCGCGCTGCAGCACGCCCGTCGCGTCATCGAATCGGAGGGTCCCACGACCTTCGCCGCGATCATCGTCGAGCCGGTGCCGGGCACCGCGGGCATCCTGGTGCCGCCCGCCGGCTACCTGCAGGGCCTGCGCGATCTGGCCGACCGCTACGGCATCGTGCTGATCTTCGACGAGGTGATGGCCGGCTTCGGCCGCACCGGCGACTGGTTCGCGCACCAGCACGACGGCGTGCGGCCCGACCTCGTCACCTTCGCGAAGGGCGTGAACTCGGGCTACGTGCCAGTCGGCGGCGTGATCATCAGCGAGGAGCTGCTCGCGACGTTCCGCGAGCGCCCCATCCCCGGCGGACTCACCTACGCCGGCCACCCGCTCGCCGCGGCATCGATCGTCGCGTCGATCGATGCGATGACGGACGAGGGCATCGTCGAGCACGCCGCGCATCTGGGCGCCGACATCCTCGGACCGGGCCTGCGCGAGCTCGCCGACCGCCACGCGATGATCGGCGAGGTGCGTGGCCGCGGCTGCTTCTGGGCGCTCGATCTCGTGGCCGATCGCGACACCCGCGAGCCCGTCGACGCCGCCGTCATCGGCTCGCTGAAGGGCGCGCTGCTCGAGCGCGGCTATGTGCCGTTCGCGGCCGACAACCGCATCCACGTCGTGCCGCCGCTGGTGATGGCCGACGACGATGCGCGGCGCGGCCTGGAGATCCTCGACGAGGCCTTCTCGGCGCACGGCTGA
- a CDS encoding TIGR03842 family LLM class F420-dependent oxidoreductase encodes MDFGAVFQTNPPASRTVQLAQLAEVHGFDSVWTFDSHVLWQEPYVIHSAILAATRRVTVGPFVTNPATRDWSVTASAFATLNEMYGNRTICGIGRGDSAVRVGGGEPTTLATLRQAVHVIRELGSSRAVDVGDVTLRLPWSQGSELPVWVAAYGPKALQLTGEVGDGFILQLADPEITAWMIERVRTAASDAGRDPMSITICVAGPAYVGDDIAHQRDQSRWFGGMVGNHVADIVSRYGQSGAIPADLADYIAQREGYDYNSHGKADNDHVDFVPDAIVDRFCVLGTADDHIEKLTRLRELGVDHFAAYVMHDDKEETLRQYGERIIPALREHASARS; translated from the coding sequence ATGGACTTCGGAGCCGTCTTCCAGACCAACCCGCCGGCGAGCCGCACCGTGCAGCTCGCGCAGCTGGCCGAGGTGCACGGGTTCGACAGCGTGTGGACCTTCGACAGCCATGTGCTGTGGCAGGAGCCCTACGTCATCCACTCCGCCATCCTCGCCGCCACCCGGCGAGTGACGGTCGGCCCGTTCGTGACCAACCCGGCGACGCGCGACTGGTCGGTCACCGCATCCGCCTTCGCCACGCTCAACGAGATGTACGGCAACCGCACGATCTGCGGCATCGGCCGCGGCGACTCGGCGGTGCGCGTGGGCGGCGGCGAGCCGACGACGCTCGCGACGCTGCGCCAGGCCGTGCACGTGATCCGCGAGCTCGGCTCCAGCCGCGCGGTCGACGTCGGCGATGTCACGCTGCGGCTGCCGTGGTCGCAGGGCTCCGAGCTGCCGGTGTGGGTGGCGGCCTACGGACCCAAGGCGCTGCAGCTCACCGGCGAGGTCGGCGACGGCTTCATCCTGCAGCTCGCCGATCCCGAGATCACCGCCTGGATGATCGAGCGCGTGCGCACGGCGGCGTCCGACGCGGGGCGGGATCCGATGTCGATCACGATCTGCGTCGCGGGGCCCGCCTACGTCGGCGACGACATCGCGCACCAGCGCGACCAGTCGCGCTGGTTCGGCGGCATGGTCGGCAACCACGTCGCCGACATCGTCTCGCGCTACGGCCAGAGCGGGGCGATCCCGGCCGACCTCGCCGACTACATCGCGCAGCGCGAGGGCTACGACTACAACAGCCACGGCAAGGCCGACAACGACCACGTCGACTTCGTGCCCGACGCCATCGTCGACCGCTTCTGCGTGCTCGGCACGGCGGACGACCACATCGAGAAGCTCACGCGGCTGCGCGAGCTGGGCGTCGACCACTTCGCCGCCTACGTCATGCATGACGACAAGGAGGAGACGCTGCGGCAGTACGGCGAGCGCATCATCCCCGCGCTGCGCGAGCACGCGAGCGCCCGCTCGTAG